From a single Sinomonas atrocyanea genomic region:
- a CDS encoding MerR family transcriptional regulator has product MKLGELAARTGTPAATIKFYLREGLLPAGRAVNATLADYGDPHVRRLGTIRVLRKGLGLSVATVRAIVDLIEGGEDRIEVMKALRSVVLGLGTPQPGRTEAASRVVRERGWPDVPTAARAALDDHLEAMERLGAPVSERVLSAYAEAADLIAAADVADVDGAGDLEDLVSRAAVGMHMNRQLVLRLVALAQTSRSILHYGPTMSGPSRLAPPAPDHD; this is encoded by the coding sequence ATGAAGCTGGGTGAGCTTGCCGCGCGGACCGGGACCCCGGCCGCGACCATCAAGTTCTACCTCCGCGAGGGCCTCCTGCCCGCCGGGAGGGCCGTCAACGCCACGCTGGCCGACTACGGCGACCCGCACGTGCGCCGGCTCGGCACGATCCGGGTGCTCCGCAAGGGCCTCGGGCTCAGCGTGGCGACGGTGCGGGCCATCGTGGACCTCATCGAGGGCGGCGAGGACCGCATCGAGGTGATGAAGGCCCTCCGGTCCGTGGTCCTGGGGCTGGGCACGCCGCAACCGGGACGCACCGAAGCAGCCAGCAGGGTGGTCCGCGAGCGCGGCTGGCCGGACGTCCCGACGGCGGCGCGGGCGGCGCTGGACGACCATCTCGAGGCCATGGAGCGTCTGGGCGCGCCGGTGTCGGAGCGCGTGCTCAGCGCCTACGCGGAGGCCGCGGACCTCATCGCCGCCGCGGACGTTGCGGATGTGGACGGCGCCGGGGACCTCGAGGATCTCGTCTCCCGCGCGGCCGTCGGGATGCACATGAACCGCCAGCTCGTGCTGCGCCTCGTGGCTCTCGCGCAGACGAGCCGCTCGATCCTGCACTACGGGCCGACCATGTCCGGGCCGAGCCGCCTCGCGCCGCCCGCACCCGACCACGACTAG
- a CDS encoding inositol-3-phosphate synthase, whose amino-acid sequence MPEKKIRVAIVGVGNCAASLVQGVHYYRDADPADTVPGLMHVEFGDYHVSDLEFVAAFDVDGKKVGFDLADAIGASENNTIKIADIPPTGVTVQRGHTLDGLGKYYLETIEESHEEPVDVVAALREAQVDVMVCYLPVGSEKAAKFYAQCAIDAGVAFVNALPVFIAGTPEWAEKFRAAGVPIVGDDIKSQIGATITHRVLAKLFEDRGVTVDRTYQLNVGGNMDFKNMLERERLQSKKISKTQAVTSNVEAELAERDVHIGPSDYVQWLDDRKWAFVRLEGRNFGDAPVSLEYKLEVWDSPNSAGVIIDAVRAAKIALDRGIGGPLTSPSAYFMKSPPVQKADDVARADVEAFIRGELER is encoded by the coding sequence GTGCCAGAGAAGAAGATCCGAGTAGCCATCGTGGGCGTGGGCAACTGCGCAGCCTCCCTCGTCCAGGGGGTGCACTACTACCGCGACGCCGACCCGGCGGACACCGTCCCCGGCCTCATGCACGTCGAGTTCGGCGACTACCACGTCAGCGACCTCGAGTTCGTCGCGGCGTTCGACGTGGACGGCAAGAAGGTCGGGTTCGACCTCGCCGACGCGATCGGCGCGAGCGAGAACAACACCATCAAGATCGCCGACATCCCCCCGACCGGCGTGACGGTCCAGCGCGGCCACACGCTCGACGGCCTCGGCAAGTACTACCTCGAAACGATCGAGGAGTCCCACGAGGAGCCGGTCGACGTGGTCGCCGCCCTGCGCGAGGCGCAGGTCGACGTCATGGTCTGCTACCTCCCCGTGGGCTCGGAGAAGGCCGCGAAGTTCTACGCCCAGTGCGCCATCGACGCGGGCGTGGCCTTCGTCAACGCCCTGCCCGTCTTCATCGCCGGCACCCCCGAGTGGGCCGAGAAGTTCCGCGCGGCGGGCGTGCCGATCGTGGGCGACGACATCAAGAGCCAGATCGGCGCCACCATCACCCACCGCGTCCTCGCCAAGCTGTTCGAGGACCGCGGCGTCACCGTGGACCGCACCTACCAGCTCAACGTGGGCGGCAACATGGACTTCAAGAACATGCTCGAGCGCGAGCGGCTCCAGTCCAAGAAGATCTCCAAGACCCAGGCCGTGACCTCCAACGTCGAGGCCGAGCTCGCCGAGCGCGACGTCCACATCGGCCCGTCCGACTACGTCCAGTGGCTCGACGACCGCAAGTGGGCGTTCGTCCGCCTCGAGGGCCGCAACTTCGGCGACGCGCCCGTCTCGCTCGAGTACAAGCTCGAAGTGTGGGACTCGCCCAACTCCGCCGGCGTGATCATCGACGCCGTCCGCGCGGCGAAGATCGCCCTCGACCGGGGCATCGGCGGCCCGCTCACCTCCCCGAGCGCCTACTTCATGAAGTCCCCGCCGGTGCAGAAGGCCGACGACGTGGCCCGCGCCGACGTCGAGGCGTTCATCCGCGGCGAGCTCGAGCGCTAG
- a CDS encoding PLD nuclease N-terminal domain-containing protein codes for MGRKKNKKWSELSGGQRFGVVLGALVQFALQGAALRDLAKRPKDQVNGPKAAWAAASFINTIGPIAYFLLGRKHSPAPAAKGSGTSAASSGLKTSMGVSIGKKLG; via the coding sequence ATGGGACGCAAGAAGAACAAGAAGTGGTCAGAGCTCAGCGGCGGCCAGCGCTTCGGCGTCGTCCTGGGCGCCCTCGTGCAGTTCGCGCTCCAGGGCGCGGCGCTGCGGGACCTCGCGAAGCGGCCGAAGGACCAGGTCAACGGCCCGAAGGCGGCGTGGGCCGCGGCGAGCTTCATCAATACGATCGGCCCGATCGCGTACTTCCTCCTGGGCCGCAAGCACAGCCCGGCGCCGGCGGCGAAGGGCTCCGGGACGAGCGCGGCCTCCTCGGGCCTGAAGACGTCGATGGGGGTCTCGATCGGCAAGAAGCTCGGCTGA
- a CDS encoding diacylglycerol/lipid kinase family protein, with the protein MEALIVNPVKQGAEAVVESFRARCAARGAEPLVLETTVEDPGAGMAREALDKGAELVVVAGGDGTVRAAAGALAGTGTPLGVVPLGTGNLLARNLGLPIDDPERALDTAMGGAERRIDVAWAKMDDGDELAFVVMAGLGLDATVMANTDDDLKAKAGWFAYVVSAAQNIVGESHRIRVDVDGQLAMDRRQRGVMVGNCGRIQGNVEVFPGAKVDDGILNVLAVAPSGFRGWFRVVGALLSRFRRHSPPDLGHFEGKRVRLASAHPHDIQLDGDHLGQGRVFTARVDQGALTVRAPQGA; encoded by the coding sequence GTGGAGGCGCTGATCGTGAATCCCGTCAAGCAGGGCGCGGAGGCGGTCGTGGAGTCCTTCCGTGCCCGCTGCGCCGCGCGCGGGGCGGAACCGCTCGTGCTCGAGACCACCGTCGAGGACCCGGGCGCGGGGATGGCCCGGGAGGCCCTCGACAAGGGCGCGGAGCTCGTGGTGGTGGCCGGCGGGGACGGCACCGTGCGCGCCGCCGCAGGGGCGCTCGCCGGCACCGGGACGCCGCTCGGGGTGGTCCCGCTCGGCACTGGGAACCTGCTGGCCCGCAACCTCGGGCTGCCGATCGACGACCCCGAGCGCGCCCTGGACACCGCCATGGGCGGCGCGGAGCGGCGCATCGACGTGGCCTGGGCCAAGATGGACGACGGCGACGAGCTCGCCTTCGTGGTCATGGCCGGCCTCGGCCTCGACGCGACCGTCATGGCCAACACCGACGACGACCTCAAGGCCAAGGCCGGCTGGTTCGCCTACGTGGTCTCGGCCGCCCAGAACATCGTGGGCGAGTCCCACCGCATCCGGGTCGACGTGGACGGCCAGCTCGCGATGGACCGGCGCCAGCGCGGGGTCATGGTCGGCAACTGCGGCCGCATCCAGGGCAACGTCGAGGTCTTCCCCGGGGCCAAGGTGGACGACGGCATCCTCAACGTCCTCGCCGTGGCCCCCAGCGGCTTCCGCGGCTGGTTCCGCGTGGTGGGGGCGCTCCTGAGCAGGTTCCGCCGCCACTCCCCGCCCGACCTCGGGCACTTCGAGGGCAAGCGCGTCCGGCTCGCCAGCGCGCACCCGCACGACATCCAGCTCGACGGCGACCACCTCGGCCAGGGCAGGGTGTTCACCGCGCGCGTCGACCAGGGGGCCCTCACGGTGCGGGCGCCGCAGGGGGCCTAA
- a CDS encoding GlsB/YeaQ/YmgE family stress response membrane protein, which translates to MGFFGFLILGLIAGAIAKAILPGRQGGGWLVTLLLGVVGAILGGWIGGLIFGGNTLGSFFEIRTWVTAIVGSLIVLLIWGALAKRRA; encoded by the coding sequence ATGGGATTTTTCGGGTTCCTCATCCTCGGACTCATCGCTGGGGCCATCGCCAAGGCCATCCTGCCGGGCAGGCAGGGCGGCGGCTGGCTCGTGACCCTTCTGCTCGGCGTCGTCGGTGCCATCCTCGGGGGCTGGATTGGGGGGCTGATCTTCGGCGGCAACACGCTGGGCAGCTTCTTCGAGATCCGGACCTGGGTGACCGCGATCGTCGGATCGCTCATCGTCCTGCTCATCTGGGGGGCGCTCGCCAAGCGCCGGGCCTGA
- a CDS encoding MerR family transcriptional regulator, whose protein sequence is MARERRSSEGVYAISVAAELSGMALSSLRLYERKGLLTPSRTDGGTRRYSEDDVERLGRIADLVEAGLTIEGIRLVLELEDENARLRRELDSLRSAARRGRPD, encoded by the coding sequence ATGGCACGCGAGCGGCGCTCCTCGGAGGGCGTGTACGCGATCTCGGTGGCGGCCGAGCTCTCCGGCATGGCCCTCTCGAGCCTGCGCCTGTACGAGCGCAAGGGCCTGCTGACGCCCTCCCGCACCGACGGCGGCACGCGCCGCTACAGCGAGGACGACGTCGAGCGGCTGGGCCGGATCGCCGACCTCGTCGAGGCGGGCCTCACCATCGAGGGCATCCGGCTCGTGCTCGAGCTCGAGGACGAGAACGCGCGGCTGCGGCGGGAGCTGGACAGCCTCCGGTCCGCAGCCCGACGTGGCAGGCCCGACTGA
- a CDS encoding Hsp20/alpha crystallin family protein has protein sequence MLMRTDPFRELDRLTEQVFGTASRPTTMPMEAWREDGEFVVEFDLPGVDPETIDVDVERNVLAVRAERKSHRPDGAEVVAAERPSGTFGRELILGDALDTGKVTASYADGVLTLRIPVAEEAKPRKIAVSTKSSKREIAA, from the coding sequence ATGCTGATGCGAACCGATCCATTCCGTGAGCTCGACCGCCTGACGGAGCAGGTCTTCGGTACCGCATCCAGGCCCACGACCATGCCGATGGAGGCCTGGCGCGAGGACGGCGAGTTCGTGGTGGAGTTCGACCTGCCGGGCGTGGACCCGGAGACGATCGACGTCGACGTCGAGCGCAACGTCCTAGCTGTCCGCGCAGAGCGGAAGTCGCACCGGCCGGACGGCGCGGAGGTGGTCGCGGCGGAGCGCCCGTCCGGCACGTTCGGCCGCGAGCTGATCCTCGGCGACGCCCTGGACACCGGGAAGGTCACCGCGAGCTACGCCGACGGCGTGCTGACGCTGCGCATCCCCGTGGCCGAGGAGGCGAAGCCGCGCAAGATCGCGGTCTCCACGAAGTCGTCGAAGAGGGAGATCGCGGCCTGA
- a CDS encoding J domain-containing protein, protein MRARDFYEVLGVDRTASREEIRAAYRRLVRELHPDGVGPDGCGTGSDSDRERLREVMDAYAVLGREDRRAAYDAALARAETALWAQPPPRRPVWLAPRTPMDEPLREEDLLWFLFRWFR, encoded by the coding sequence ATGCGCGCGAGGGACTTCTACGAGGTGCTCGGAGTGGACCGGACGGCGAGCCGGGAGGAGATCCGCGCGGCGTACCGGCGGCTCGTCCGCGAACTGCATCCCGACGGCGTCGGCCCGGACGGGTGCGGGACCGGCTCCGACAGTGACCGCGAACGGCTCAGGGAGGTGATGGACGCGTACGCAGTGCTCGGCCGCGAGGACCGCCGGGCCGCCTACGACGCAGCGCTGGCGCGCGCCGAGACCGCCCTGTGGGCCCAGCCGCCGCCGCGCCGCCCCGTGTGGCTCGCTCCCAGGACGCCGATGGACGAGCCGCTGAGGGAGGAGGACCTCCTGTGGTTCCTCTTCCGCTGGTTCCGCTGA
- a CDS encoding tartrate dehydrogenase, producing the protein MTRTHRIAVIAGDGIGQEVVPEGVRALEAAAEAYGFELRTTEFDYASADYYLKHGTMLPDGWFEQLSAYDAIFFGAVGWPEVVPDHVSLWGSLIQFRRHFDQYVNLRPVKLLEGMKSPLAGRSPGDVDFYVVRENTEGEYSSIGGKMFEGTDRETVIQETVMTRTGVDRVLTYAFELAQRRPRRHLTSATKSNGISITMPYWDERVEEMGRRYPEVDVDKFHIDILAANFVLHPDWFDVVVGSNLFGDILSDLGPACTGTIGIAPSANINPERRFPSLFEPVHGSAPDIAGRGIANPVGQIWSAALMLEHLGEREAAAGIQRAFEKVLAGSPREVLTPDLGGDGSTQSLGKAVADGILAGASPQA; encoded by the coding sequence ATGACCAGGACCCATCGCATCGCGGTCATCGCAGGTGACGGCATCGGGCAGGAGGTGGTGCCCGAGGGCGTGCGCGCGCTGGAGGCCGCCGCCGAGGCCTACGGCTTCGAGCTGAGGACCACGGAGTTCGACTACGCGAGTGCGGACTACTACCTCAAGCACGGCACGATGCTCCCCGACGGCTGGTTCGAGCAGCTGAGCGCCTACGACGCGATCTTCTTCGGAGCCGTCGGCTGGCCCGAGGTCGTGCCGGACCATGTGTCGCTCTGGGGCAGCCTCATCCAGTTCCGCCGGCACTTCGACCAGTATGTCAACCTCCGGCCGGTCAAGCTGCTCGAAGGAATGAAGAGCCCGCTCGCGGGCCGCTCCCCGGGGGACGTCGACTTCTACGTGGTCCGGGAGAACACCGAAGGAGAATACTCGAGCATCGGCGGGAAGATGTTCGAGGGCACCGACCGCGAGACGGTCATCCAGGAGACCGTGATGACGCGCACCGGGGTGGACCGCGTCCTCACGTACGCGTTCGAGCTGGCCCAGCGCCGACCGCGCAGGCACCTGACCTCCGCCACGAAGAGCAACGGCATCTCCATCACCATGCCCTACTGGGACGAGCGCGTCGAGGAGATGGGCCGCCGGTACCCGGAGGTCGACGTGGACAAGTTCCACATCGACATCCTGGCCGCCAACTTCGTCCTCCACCCGGACTGGTTCGACGTAGTCGTGGGCAGCAACCTCTTCGGGGACATCCTCTCCGACCTCGGCCCGGCCTGCACCGGAACCATCGGGATCGCTCCGAGCGCCAACATCAATCCCGAGCGCCGCTTCCCGAGCCTGTTCGAGCCCGTGCACGGCTCCGCCCCGGACATCGCGGGAAGGGGCATCGCCAACCCCGTCGGCCAGATCTGGAGCGCCGCCCTGATGCTCGAGCACCTCGGCGAGCGCGAGGCCGCCGCCGGGATCCAGCGCGCCTTCGAGAAGGTCCTGGCCGGCAGCCCGCGCGAGGTGCTGACCCCGGACCTCGGCGGCGACGGGTCCACCCAGTCGCTCGGCAAGGCGGTAGCGGACGGGATCCTCGCCGGAGCCTCCCCGCAGGCCTGA
- a CDS encoding DUF2382 domain-containing protein: MVTRENIDTLGRGGGDVIGQDGEKIGGIGELYVDDETNQPTWVTVKTGLFGTRESFVPLDGADVRGEDLVVPYTKDQVKDAPHVDPDGHLEPGEEDRLYKHYGRSNGAAQGVRDTAGTQTGSVYGEGGAAYGGTGESAGLAGTDTERTENASEVSGTGTVGRDTSGPATDDAMTRSEERLNVGTERQEVGRARLRKYVTTENVTKTVPVQREEVRVEREPITDENRGAALDGPDLSEEEHEVTLHEERPVVDKETVPVERVRLGTETRTGEETVNEEVAKEHIETDGFDEGRRP, encoded by the coding sequence ATGGTCACACGCGAGAACATCGACACCCTCGGACGCGGCGGCGGAGACGTCATCGGACAGGACGGGGAGAAGATCGGCGGGATCGGCGAGCTCTACGTCGACGACGAGACGAACCAGCCCACGTGGGTCACGGTCAAGACCGGACTCTTCGGCACGAGGGAGTCCTTCGTTCCCCTCGACGGGGCGGACGTGCGGGGCGAGGACCTCGTGGTCCCGTACACGAAGGACCAGGTGAAGGACGCGCCGCACGTCGATCCCGACGGGCATCTCGAGCCCGGCGAGGAGGACCGGCTGTACAAGCACTACGGGCGCTCCAACGGCGCAGCCCAGGGCGTCCGGGACACCGCGGGCACGCAGACCGGCTCGGTCTACGGCGAGGGCGGCGCGGCCTACGGCGGCACCGGCGAATCGGCGGGCCTGGCAGGCACCGACACGGAGCGGACCGAGAACGCCAGCGAGGTCTCCGGCACCGGCACCGTGGGCCGCGACACCTCGGGGCCCGCCACGGACGATGCGATGACCCGCTCCGAGGAGCGGCTCAACGTGGGCACCGAGCGGCAGGAAGTCGGCCGCGCCCGGCTCCGCAAGTACGTCACCACGGAGAACGTCACCAAGACCGTCCCGGTCCAGCGGGAAGAGGTGCGCGTGGAGCGCGAGCCGATCACGGACGAGAACCGGGGCGCCGCCCTGGACGGTCCCGACCTCTCGGAGGAGGAGCACGAGGTGACCCTCCACGAGGAGCGCCCCGTGGTCGACAAGGAGACCGTGCCCGTCGAGCGGGTCCGCCTCGGCACCGAGACCCGCACCGGCGAGGAGACCGTGAACGAGGAGGTCGCCAAGGAGCACATCGAGACCGATGGCTTCGACGAGGGCCGCAGGCCCTGA
- a CDS encoding PRC-barrel domain-containing protein, protein MITREDLEGLKRGSGDVIGQDGEKIGRLSGLYVDDDTEDPAWVTVKTGLFGLKESFVPLRQATMRGSDLVVRCTKDQVKDAPRIDPEGHLDPGEEDRLYRHYGVPGSQGPAVGSQGLRVMTADENLDPIKGDTGSVFDEGGSAYGAGSGSAGLAGTDDESSEGASEVSEGRAAPGRSGRATSAPRRPATFPGSTTSAGPDSAFLL, encoded by the coding sequence ATGATCACACGCGAAGACCTCGAGGGGCTCAAGCGCGGCAGCGGGGACGTCATCGGGCAGGACGGCGAGAAGATCGGACGGCTCAGCGGGCTCTACGTCGACGACGACACCGAAGACCCCGCGTGGGTCACGGTCAAGACAGGCCTGTTCGGCCTGAAGGAGTCGTTCGTCCCCTTGCGGCAGGCGACCATGCGCGGGAGCGATCTCGTGGTCCGGTGCACCAAGGACCAGGTCAAGGACGCTCCGCGGATCGACCCCGAGGGCCATCTCGACCCCGGCGAGGAGGACCGCCTCTACCGGCACTACGGTGTCCCGGGCTCGCAGGGCCCGGCCGTGGGCTCCCAGGGCCTGAGGGTGATGACCGCGGACGAGAACCTCGACCCGATCAAGGGCGACACCGGCTCGGTCTTCGACGAGGGCGGCTCGGCCTACGGCGCGGGCAGCGGGTCCGCAGGCCTCGCGGGCACTGACGACGAGTCGTCCGAGGGCGCCAGCGAGGTGTCGGAGGGCCGGGCCGCCCCGGGGCGGAGCGGCAGGGCAACGTCGGCCCCAAGGAGACCAGCGACATTCCCGGGGTCCACGACAAGCGCAGGGCCTGACAGCGCTTTTCTCCTGTGA